The Obesumbacterium proteus DNA window CTGAATAATCAAAGGATGTCATGCGGAATAATTCCTCATTGCGGGCCGCTTGGTTGTCACGCCCAACGAACGGCATGACAGATTAATCTGAATAATCCGGCAGTTTTCTGGCAAAGCTGAAATAGCTTGTTATGCTTTTAACTACTGGCAAATGAATGTGCCGGAGATAAAAAGAGCGTTTAGTAGCGCATTTTAAACTGCAAGGAGTAAATCATGAAGAAATTAGGTGCTGTTTTATCCGCCGTGATGTTTACCTTCGTATTGGCTGGCTGTTCAAGCAACTACGTCATGCATACCAACGATGGTCGCACCATTGTGAGCGATGGTAAACCTCAGGTGGATAACGAAACCGGAATGATTAGCTACAAAGATGCTAACGGCAATCAGCAGCAGATTAACCGTAACGACGTTAAAGAAATGACTGAAAGTAATTAATTTGATTATTAAAATCAACGTCGTAAATCTAAAAGCGCTGACTTCGGTCGGCGTTTTTAGATAAAAAAAGCACCGCAAATTGCGGTGCTACTAATCACTATGGACAGACAGGGTAAATGTACAGGAAGTGAAAAAAAACAGTAGCCTAGCTACTATGTCTGAAATCGTCAGACAACTTGCAAACACAACATCACAACCACAAAGCCAAAAGTATTCAGGAACCAAATCCACAAACACTTTTTCGTTCCGGCTCGGGAAGTGGCGCCACTATAGGTATTTGCTGGCCTATCCTCAACGGACAATTTATAATGGCTCGGATAAAAAAAACTAATGGGTAAATAAACGGTTAAT harbors:
- a CDS encoding YgdI/YgdR family lipoprotein — protein: MKKLGAVLSAVMFTFVLAGCSSNYVMHTNDGRTIVSDGKPQVDNETGMISYKDANGNQQQINRNDVKEMTESN